Genomic DNA from Pygocentrus nattereri isolate fPygNat1 chromosome 11, fPygNat1.pri, whole genome shotgun sequence:
ggaggggctgcGTTCCTTCaacatcctcctcctctttctgcGTTTTTTCTCCAAAAGTTCATCACGGCAGGAGAGAGTGGTCAGACCAAACACGCTCAGGAAGTCCAGTTTCtgtacagagagtgagagagacagagagagggagacgcaTGAGCCATGCATAAACAGACCACAGCAGCAGAATGAGTTAGAGACAGGTGAATATGTAGAGACGAAGGAAGGATGTACCTCTTTAGACTGGTCCAGTTTGAGAGGGGGCTGCTCAGCCACTCTTCTCAGATGAGCTCTCACCTCCTCTTCATCACTCTCATCATACGAGTCATCCAGCTCATAGTAATAACCTGAAACACACCACAACATAAGAAACATACAGAAACCTACATGATTGTCCATGCTACACTTTCTAGCATGTATAGATTCATTCTGACTTTTTCTTTAGTCTTCACAAAATGCTTCTAGTGAGCCCTACCCTTCTCTCTGGCCTCCTTGCGCCTCTTCTCCTCCAGGTCCAGTTTACTGAGCAGTCTACGGTGCTGCTGCAGGGCCTCATCATACACCAGCATGGGCTCTACAGCTCGGCTGTGTCCCTGAGAGAAGGCCCTGATTGGAGAAGCAGCTCTTTTTGGGACTCTAAGCTCTGCATAGGGACCAGGCAGGGCCAGAGAGACCCTCTGCTGGGTCAGAATGTTCTGAGTAGTCTTCTCTAGATCTGCAAGGAAGGTGCTGTGCTCCAGGAGGCTGTGCACTCTCGGTGGAAGGACCCTGTCAGGACACTCCAGCCTCCTGAACCCCTCGTCACTCCGTTCCGGTTTGGTCAGCCCTGGGGGAGGACGACTAGGGGGTAATGGAGGGTCATATCCACGGCGCATGTGAGACGGTGTATCGATGAGGGAGACAGGGTTCCAGAGAGTGGTAGGAGGGTTAGCATGGTGGTCCCGAGGGGGAGGTTTAGGGGAAATGAGAGGAGGTGGTGCCCCCAAATGGTGAGGTAGGTCTCTGACGTTCATGTCCTGATGGTGTGTGTTAGACCTACAAACAGAGATGCAAGATTAGCTTAAATCCATATCAATGGCTTTACTATAGAAGACTGGCTACTTCTTCTTGGGCACAAAGTCACAGGCTGCTATTTTCAAGATGCTAACATCAAGCTAACTAATAAGTTAGCCATCTCCCAATGATATACTGTGAGATGGAAGAGATCACCAACACCCTATATGTGCAGAATCTTAAATGAGAACAGATCCTGGACAGCAGGATTGAGCTTTTTCCATTAATGCTTAAATTCAGTACTGATTGAAATACACTACCTTAAAGTGTAGTGTTTAATCTATAGTATATTTAAGTATAGTGTTTAATTTATGGTTTAAGAAAACTATCTGaccacaaaaaaatgtaatatcaggAAAATGGAGTACCAGAGCAACTCATCAATTGCTAGGAATTGCTACACTGAACAAGTAACCGTCAGGACAGAAAGTGGGCAAACAGAAAGGTTACACATTGGAATAGGAGTTAGACAAGGCTGCACACTATCACCATAGCTGCTCAACCTGTGCACTGAATACATAATAAAAGAAGCAGGACTAAAGGATTCAGGATTGgtgaaaaatattaataaccCTCTATATGAAGATGATACATCACtcataaaaaatagaaatagaaaaatatgGAAGACCTAAAGGTCCTTATTAAGAGGGTTaaaaaaacctttgaaaaaatGTGACTTCAGCTCAGTATTAAGAATACTAAGATTATGACGACAGAAAAGACTGCTAACTTTCCACTGATGAAGAAGAAGTGGAAATGGCGGACGGCTTTTAATCACTCAGATCAGATATTAACAAAAATGAAGGAGCTTAAAAAGATCTTCAATTGCAATTGAACCTTGGTCAAACAAAAGTATCCTTAAACAAATCACGCCTCACCACTTACTCAAAGCCCAGATAAACAAACTGAAGCTGAtcttattttggacatattctGTGAAGAACCAATTCACTGAAAAGACCATTGTGCTTGGTATAGTTGAAGGTGAAAGAGGAAAAGTATGACCAGcaacaagatggatggatataatGAAAATCATATAATGAAAATCTGAGAAATCATGACTCAGACATTGAGAAGCCTGAAGACCAAAAACAGATGACAGGATTTTCTAGAGAGACACCGTCAATATGGTCGCCAGGAGTCAGAAACTATTTGAAggcatttattaataataaccatgtcatattttatcataacaggaaaaataattttgtgttatagttacattgtgttttttaaaacatgcagtATTACTGGACTAGatttgaacaaataaaaaaaaagtcataaataTATCACAGAAAAAAGCCCTACTCTCAGTTTCCTATAGAACTCTTTGTGATCTAAAAGGAAATGCTAAAACacataacataaaaacaacacactGGATGTTACCAACAGACAACAATGAAATCAAAAGCATAAAAGAGAATTTGTGGCTCAGTGTGAAGGACTAAATTTGATCCGAGTAAAAAGTGGATCACTTTCCTTTTACATATACTTTATGTATATTAAAGATACTATAATCTGAAAATGTACTACAGAACATgtgtacagtgcatccggaaagtattcacagcgcttcactttttccacattttgttttgttacagccttattccaaattgaattaaattaatctttttcctctaaattctacacaaaataccccattgtgaccatgtgaaaaacgttttctcgagagttttgaaaatttattaaaattaaaaaacaaagaaatcatatttacataagtattcacagcctttgcttaatactttgtagaaccacctttggcagcaactacagcctcaagtctttttgaatatgatgccacaagcttggcacacctatctttaggcagttttgcccattcttctttgcagtacctctgaagctccatcaggttggatgggagacgtctgtgcacagccattttcagatctctccagagatgttcaatcggattcaagtctgggctctggctgggccactccaggacattcacagagtggtcctgaagccactgctttgagatcttggctgtgtgcttcggatcgttgtcctgctgaaaaatgaaccgtcgccccagtctgaggtcaagagcgctctggagcaggtttttatccaggatgtctctgtacattgcggcattcatctttccctctatcctgactagtctgccagttcctgctgctgagaaacatccccatagcatgatgctgccaccaccatgcttgactgtagggatggtattggcctcgtgatgagcagtgcctggtttcctccaaacatgacgcctggcattcacaccaaagagttcaatctttgtctcatcagaccagagaattttgtttctcatggtctgagagtccttcaggtgcctttttgcaaattccagacgggctgccttgtgccttttactaaggagtggctttcgcctggccactctgccatacaggcctgattggtggattgctgcagagatggttgtccttctgcaaggttctcctctctccacggaggaacgctggagctctgacagagtgatcattgggttcttggtcacctccctgaccaaggcccttctcccccgatcgctcaatttagacggccggccagctctaggaagagtcctggtggttccgaacttcttccatttacgaatgatggaggccactgtgctcattgggaccttcaacgcagcagtaatttttctgtatccttccccagatttgtgcctcgagacaattttgtctcggaggtctacagacaattcctttgacttcatgcttggtgtttgcgctctgacatgcagtcaactgtgggaccttatatagacaggtgtgtgcctttccaaatcatgtccaatcaaccacaggtggactccatttaagctgtagaaacatctcaaggatgatcagtggaaacaggatgcacctgagctcaattttgagcttcatggcaaaggctgtgaatacttatgtaaatatgatttctttgttttttaattttaatacattttcaaaactctcgagaaaacttttttcacatggtcacaatggggtattttgtgtagaattttgaggaaaaagattaatataattaaatttggaataaggctgtaacaaaacaaaatgtggaaaaagtgaagcgctgtgaatactttccggatgcactgtaacTACATAAATAACCACATCTCTGCCTACAAATAACTAAACCATGCTGTAAAAGGACACAAGAGGGCAGCATTCTACAACTTGCTTCCACAAAAACAAAGACCGTCTGGGTTCTTTTTTCAAGAAACATTTTCTATTCCAGTTTTATTTTGGCCTCAAGCTACTCACAACCCCAGACTGACCCAGAGACTGACTGCCCTAAGAATATCCATATGATTCAGAACAAAAATGCCTGGATTACTCACAACAATCCCCACCAGATTGGCTCAGAGCTCCAGCACAGATCAAGAAAGTAATTAGTACCACAGAAATAAAGAGTACGGTACACTGAGTAGGGTTAATATTCTGAGCATGCTAGGCACTCTAGGCCAAACGTTTGCATATCACTGGAGATTTTAAAACCAAAAGCCTCTGCactcaaacaaagaaacaaaggtAAACAAAGAGGCCTTCTGTGTGTGACCTGACTTTGTGTTTAATTCTCTTGGCACTATAGTTATTGGGTctgaaacaataataattattaagaATAAAGATTCATAGAATTTAATTAGTCATGAAGGCCAGTCTCAAAACTAACCCTGCAGGTTATGAACTGACTGAATTATGATCTGGAAAACTGACAGTACATCCAAACTCCTGGACCCATAAGGGTGTAATAAGACAATGTAAGATGGTAAGACCAGATTTACAATGAATAAATCAATCCAAAAACTGAAAGACGGATGTCTAATgcattaataattcatttaaaacataacCTTGCAGTTCAGTCATCTCACCTCTGCATGTCCCTGTGCAGTTCCTGTGGCTCTGGAGCGTGCTGTCTGAATTCAGACAGTGGGCCCTGTCTGTCCTCCTTCTCTGTTCTTAGTCTTCTCTGTCTGGTCAGCCATCTATCCTCCTCCCCATGGCGCTGGAGCAACGCCTGAATGCCCCCTGCACCTGGCCCTAAACGCCCCCCAGGAGATGGTAGCAGGCTGGGTGTGGGGAGGGACGAGTACAGGCCAGGCTGCAGTGGCTTTGGAGCCAGTACTGAGGCCTCTTTGGTTTTCTCTATGGAAAAAAGACTCACATTGTAGTTCATATTGTACAGCAGTACATGCACATTGGTACATGCTTATTATGCCCACTGAATGTGgacaagaaaataaatgtatgatttttattaaattaactGTGTCCCTGTGAGATTTGAGGCTGAATTCTTCACATAGCTAGAACAAAACTGCTAAGCTCGTCTAAGTTAGAGAAGCATTAACTGATGTTTCACACTGTTAAATAAGAGCAAACAACTATGAGACCAGTCACACTGGAAAAgttttattttccaccatagtTATCAAGATACAATGAGCACTGATACAGTATATGAGTTAATACAATGATCTACCTATCCATAGGCTTATAATTATCAACAAAAATAGACTCCTGGCAAATACACTAGAGACCTTCAAATGGGATCTTAGATGAAACTAATTAATTACAGGTTATCAAAGACAATATTAGTTAATGATAAAAAGACCTTTggcaaataataaaacatgtggTTAAAGTTGGGCctgtttaaaaatacactgtactAGAAAATCCACCTTTGTTGGCAAACGCTAGCCATTATACAGTAAAATGCAGAAGTTACCAAatatgtttagttgattttctaagcgaaaaaacattttctacagGGAGGAAACTTGAATATAACATTTCTCTTTAGATTTAATGCACAATGTAACACATATAGtttaacacataaaaaaattttttataaaatgtgccataacttttgcacattccATAGTTTGTTCTTCCCTGAAAATAAAAGTAACAATagttctgttattattattttcacttgttcaaaatgaacaaaacataatttaacaAGGAATGCTCAAAATTTGCATACAAATGTAGCTGAAGCAGAggtacagcaccaaaaacatttttagtgaCTTGAACGTGTTTAGGGAGAGTATGAATGACATTTAGGGGACATTTTATCAATGATTAAGGGCACTGTGAGGAAAATTGTAGCTAATCAGTAAATGAAGCCTAGCATACTCAGCATCGTTTTGGGTGATGCAGACTTTTATTagtagctccagtacaaaactaaagaagtaaaacaTTTTGGCTGATGAACTGCATTTGGAGTCAGGGGACAACAgtgtacattacatttttttggtgAACTGCTCCTTTAAGGAGTGTGCCTAGGTAGACTTTAGGTGAAGTCATACCTGGTCGGTTTGGTGTGAGTCTCTCCATCAGCTTGGCTCTCTCCTCTGTGTGCTGCCGTTGAgggagtgtgtggtgtgtgtgagagtgcgtgTACAGCTCCTTGTTGAGACAGTGCTTCTCCATCGCCCGCACTgcctgcacctctctctctttcattctctctttctgtcgctccagctctctctctctctccctctccctttccctttccctctctctctccctctccctctccttctctcgttctctttctcgctccctctcacgctctctttctcgctccctttctcgctccttctctctctctgcctcctgaactctctccttctctcgctcCCGCTCTCTCTGGCGAAGCTTATCTTCCATCTGCAGCCTGTCGGAGgttcagaaacacacacacacacacacacacacacacacacacacacacacacacaaagggtGTGAGATGCAACACTCTCCACAGGAACATAAAGAACACACTCAGAAGGAGGCAACAGGAACACAGGGAAGTGTTGATGCTGTTTACTACTGAACATGAGGAGAAAAAGTCGAACAGATTACAGCCCACATGGACTCTTTTGTGGGGGGGGTcgtctgtatgtgtatgtatatgtgtttgcATTGTTTATGTGTGGGGTTCTTTGTGTAGGGGTGATCATACATATGTGTGACATACGTATACAAAACAGGATATGTGCCATTTTCAGTGCCGCCAATTTGCTCATCAAGAAATCTTGAAGCTCAGATCAAgagctcaaatgatgtaaaaaaaaaaaaaattaaaaaatagagataaatgttttttattgtttttatttataagcaTATTCTGAAGAAACAGTAGTGACTATTTTAATCTTGATTAAATTCTAATCCTTAATGGCCACAGAGGTCATTTTGACCATTTAGGAAACATAATTTTGTAATAATTTAATTCAGGCATCAGTAGATATAGGGTTTTATTCTGGTATCACATCACATTAAATTTTCAAATGAGCTGCCTTTCTAGTGTTAAAGCTATTTTGCCATGTGTATCTCTAACTACACCATGACCATGTTTTACAGAGCaggaaaacagcacagcagctaCTTGTAATATCTGCACtgccagtgtttttcaaccACAATTTATCCCTAAAATCCTAGGCTTGTAACATCAatgctttttattcagtaaagaCATGGACTATGAAACAAAAAGAATTATTCTTAAGTTAAAGAAGTAAGTAATAAACAATGGGATCCACTGGTGGTTCTTAGACATTTATGGGATTGAGCAAGCTGTCTTTCTTGAAAACCCAATTCAACTAGCTGCTTGTAAACTGTGAGTGCCCAACTGTCATCCTTCACAgctctctcactacaatacccagcaggCACTATCAAAACATATTCAATCATTGAGAATGTCCCCCCAGTGATAAAGTAAACTTGATAGCTAGGATAGATatgctaataaatacagacGTGACATTCCTCATCCTAGTAACAGTGTTTGCTACTCAGCTTCTTTCTGCATTAGCCAGCTAGCAGAAAAATAAATCCTAACAGCCCACCCTACAATATTCTCCCCCAAATCCCTCaaaagctcctcccaccttcaagttGCAtcaaagtccttgggcaagactcctaacactcgCCAACCTCTgtaaaaattatcaaattgtaagtcgctgtgTATAAGAGCTTCTatcaaatgccataaatgtaaatgtactgcaGGCAGTAGGAAGCAAGTCGCGATGACTAAATTTTTAATTGTGGCCAAAGAATCCTTTTAATGAACTTTAAATGTGCACTGTCTCTTACACTTGAAAATACAAATACTGGATACGAGCACTAGCAGATACTCAGTATTGAAAGACTGGGATcagggccaaaaaaaaaaacatcctctgtataaactcctcatgtAAATTCCAACTGACATGGAAAATGCTGCTACCTCAACCTTGGCGCACTATGAATGTCACAGTGTATAAATCTATTTGAGTATGTATGCGTTTTTTCAttgaaatgtatgtgtgtacacacacctCTCGCTCTGCAGGGCTGTCAGAGACTGATGGTTGAGGTCTGGAGGGTAGCGGACCCCCGGCAGGTGGAGGTGAGCAGTTGACGGATGGAGGGAGGGCAGGGCACCCCCCGCTGACAGCTGATAGTAGGGCGAGCGCAGGGCAGATAAACAGAGGGACTCATCGATTCTGATCAGCAACagcaagagacaaagagagagagagagagagagagaaagcagctTATTAGTGCTCCTGCTGCTGCATCACTATCTATATCTGCTCACTTCATTAACCTCAGCACACTCtgcacctacacacacactcacacacacacacacacactgaggccAAGATCACAGCCTATTTCGGCCACCGCTTTTAACCTTCACTGACACACACTaagagtgtgcgtgtgtatttAAAATGTAGGACATTTAAAAGggaacagataaataaaaacataaatctgtaataaattattaaaactcAAAATCAAAACAACACTACTAAATAAATATTGGATGAACACTAAGTGCTGTATgtgaagagaaggagagaaacaaaaggaaaaataaaagacagtAAGAGATGGGAATACAagcaaaaataagacaaaaagagtgagtgagtgagtgagtgagtgagtgagtgagtgagtgagtgagtgaaagagagaaagaaagacagaaagagacagagagagagagagatacagggaagagagggagaagaatgGGTAGAGCAACTGGGAGTAAGtgagatagagaaggagagacagaggcagtGAGGAGGACAGGGAGTGCAactgagagtgagtgagtgagtgagtgagtgagtgagtgagtgagtgagtgagtgagtgaaagagagaaacagagagaaagagaaagaaagagagagaaagagagagagagagagaaatacagagaagagagggaggagaatgggcagagcAACTGGGAGTAAGTGAGatagaggagagacagacagtaaaGAGGACAGGGAGTGCAactgagagtgagtgagtgagggaatgagagaaagagagaaacagagagaaagataaagaggaaGACAGGGAGTGcaactgagagagtgagagtgagagagagagagagagagggaggaagaagaaagggagagagggagaaagggtgTTTTGTGGGTAGTCAGTGGCTCAGTGGTTCCATATACTTTCATTTACTATAACCTCTACACCATACACAGCAAAAAGGCAGGACGGCCGACCCCACTCCCCAAATGGACACACACAGTTGTTGACACACGCAGTAGTAGCTGTTGAGCTGGCATTTTGTGTAAACGATTGCAACATTAACCTGAGCTGAACAGGTAGACGCTGTCAATAAAAGCCAACagtattttttcttttgcatgGAGTGACGTCACTGGTCCATCTCAGcaagtttattttatgtatgtatgttttatgaGTTGATGAGGACTGTTTGAACGCACATAGACTCACCTGTATGAGGAGAGAGCAGGGTGGGGCAGGTATCCTGAGTGGAAgtaagcagcagcagctgctgctgcagtaCCAGGGTCCAGCCCTAGGGGGAGTGAGGGAACACGCAACTCCTCAGCAGAGGAGTAGGGGCGAAAGCCACCCCGCAGGTATTCCTCTGGGACCCCTGCAGGTCCTGCCCCAGACTGCAGGACATGAGGCACCTGACGAGACAAACTGATACAAACAGATTTGCCCATGATTGaagctttattttcatttatgtaaataatccactctttaaaataaaggttccctaaaaaagtttttaaaagaactattattgtaaaatgagACGTGCAAGTGTGATGAGGAACCTTCAAGTAATAGTAAAGGATCTTAATTGTCTCCTGGCTTGCACATACAgttctataaaataaaaataataaaaaaacttgtatagatcttttattttacatgaagattctttaaacttttaaaaggtttttcagACTCATATCTCTCATATATAAAAaggtttttaggttttttagtGAATGAAAATGGTTTATCTGTGGAACACTCCATAGAACCTTCTTTGACTCATTGTTAAGTGtgtacactcttagcaaaaagtgTTTTATATAGTACAAAAAACTTTCTATGATTCGTAAAAACTtgcttaaaaaggttctttaaaggacAACTTTAAAGTTATGCtctacatataaacatatatagaACATcttctgtcttttagacagaagaataataatattttaaacagtgtttagAACTGTCTGTCCTAGCCAAGAAGCATTTAGGTAGCTTTTAAACAATGTCATGTTGTATGTCGTAAGCATGTGTTGTACTTACTTTAGTGCTTGCAGACGAGGGTCCTGCATTACTGCATTGGTGCTCAGACCAAAAGGGAAGGGCGCCCCTATGAGGTGAGGAGGAAGGGAGGCAGGGCTCTTCTCGTGGGTGGTGGGAGGAGGGGGAGCAGGGGGATCTGAGGCCACACGTTCACGTCCAGGTCCTCTCAGCCCTGCTTCAGCCTACAAGCAACGCACAGGAAGCAAGGAATAAGAGTGAATGTTATACCCAAACCTCTCATCTTCATTAATGTACAGCACAGCCTATAAGTAACTGGAAACTTGAAAATTCTTGTTTTGGCTCTACGCTCCAGCACACTGGATTTGACATGACACACGCTCTAGAATCCAGACTGCTTAGTTCACTGGTGTGCACTTGCTTCTTTAAAAAGTTGCAAACCATTGCTATTGTCTATTTTGGCAATACCTCTGACTGATTTATTCTGATGGCCTGCTTTACATGCACAAGCACTTCTTTGCTCATCATATTGAGAGACAACAGTGAGAGACTCCAGTGACAGACTGACAAGAGGTTAGAATCCAGCATAGACCTTAGATCCTCTGTCTTATGCATGAACTAATGATGTGATGACACTGTGTTGAGCCATATTACTCCTACCTCCGAAATGAAAAGAGGTTATATGTTTACATTCTTAGGTCAACCCTATGCAGATAAAAATaccaaattacatttttatttgaataaaaattcaaattaaaGTTGACATTTTGCACTTTAGCCTTATTgtcacagttttattttaaattcaatATCCTAGAGTAGCCAAAGCCAAAACAACAACTGTCCCCATGTCCAATTACCTATGGACTGCACTGTATCCCTGTCCACGCCCTTCAACATtgcaacaagaaaacaaaagtgaCACAGACAGAAAATGCTCGGAACAGTCAGTGGGTGGATGCAAATCACTGTACATTTTGCATAATGTCTTTATCATGAAAATGTGATTCAAAGCAGACTTTCTAATGATGACT
This window encodes:
- the LOC108428793 gene encoding genetic suppressor element 1-like isoform X1; amino-acid sequence: MRRTAVHSLWNRLLGMSHEPKSPSLGMISTATRTTATVSPLTASPINGVVVANGSPVSQSAHSGFAAALRKLAKQAEEPRGPASISGESSPVSSPATNHSSPAGTPKRGPLAPPPGAHSVSSTPPVVTIAPTKTVNGLWRSEGRQAEAGLRGPGRERVASDPPAPPPPTTHEKSPASLPPHLIGAPFPFGLSTNAVMQDPRLQALNLSRQVPHVLQSGAGPAGVPEEYLRGGFRPYSSAEELRVPSLPLGLDPGTAAAAAAAYFHSGYLPHPALSSYRIDESLCLSALRSPYYQLSAGGALPSLHPSTAHLHLPGVRYPPDLNHQSLTALQSERLQMEDKLRQREREREKERVQEAEREKEREREREREREREREREREKERERERERERERERERERELERQKERMKEREVQAVRAMEKHCLNKELYTHSHTHHTLPQRQHTEERAKLMERLTPNRPEKTKEASVLAPKPLQPGLYSSLPTPSLLPSPGGRLGPGAGGIQALLQRHGEEDRWLTRQRRLRTEKEDRQGPLSEFRQHAPEPQELHRDMQRSNTHHQDMNVRDLPHHLGAPPPLISPKPPPRDHHANPPTTLWNPVSLIDTPSHMRRGYDPPLPPSRPPPGLTKPERSDEGFRRLECPDRVLPPRVHSLLEHSTFLADLEKTTQNILTQQRVSLALPGPYAELRVPKRAASPIRAFSQGHSRAVEPMLVYDEALQQHRRLLSKLDLEEKRRKEAREKGYYYELDDSYDESDEEEVRAHLRRVAEQPPLKLDQSKEKLDFLSVFGLTTLSCRDELLEKKRRKRRRMLKERSPSPEPVQGKRQTPPTPTASLTTRYSPEDMDSVPELEDKKHFLSMFNLNHVTQEQRIEKEKVVILLDAIKQKTVTLDTLRYATHTPCSSPPTTASDPTAPSTPCQPNEVPRPRSCSPTPPASHRHVHNNSQSDFRRLQSDPPRLKEPPPLAPLQDHTRFGEVHPIRRPPSLQASPRPPLVPLKEHAAGLNGLSGRPQQWESLSAEEFAQQFHQSVLQSTQKTQHKHKGGVTGVMEPNHKVNNSVHYSPSDQQGPLNRLPYPYTNGHSCHPPAHQEHAGLSDERSAEDESSEEDDDDVDEEECSSPKWKGIEAIYEAYHEYIEERSIETEVLQSECRRLEAQHYHLSVTADQLSITMGELLAQRQRLALERERMQAELEHFRKCLALPALHLHRSHYKGPPPR
- the LOC108428793 gene encoding genetic suppressor element 1-like isoform X2 gives rise to the protein MFGLKPPLYYLSGMSHEPKSPSLGMISTATRTTATVSPLTASPINGVVVANGSPVSQSAHSGFAAALRKLAKQAEEPRGPASISGESSPVSSPATNHSSPAGTPKRGPLAPPPGAHSVSSTPPVVTIAPTKTVNGLWRSEGRQAEAGLRGPGRERVASDPPAPPPPTTHEKSPASLPPHLIGAPFPFGLSTNAVMQDPRLQALNLSRQVPHVLQSGAGPAGVPEEYLRGGFRPYSSAEELRVPSLPLGLDPGTAAAAAAAYFHSGYLPHPALSSYRIDESLCLSALRSPYYQLSAGGALPSLHPSTAHLHLPGVRYPPDLNHQSLTALQSERLQMEDKLRQREREREKERVQEAEREKEREREREREREREREREREKERERERERERERERERERELERQKERMKEREVQAVRAMEKHCLNKELYTHSHTHHTLPQRQHTEERAKLMERLTPNRPEKTKEASVLAPKPLQPGLYSSLPTPSLLPSPGGRLGPGAGGIQALLQRHGEEDRWLTRQRRLRTEKEDRQGPLSEFRQHAPEPQELHRDMQRSNTHHQDMNVRDLPHHLGAPPPLISPKPPPRDHHANPPTTLWNPVSLIDTPSHMRRGYDPPLPPSRPPPGLTKPERSDEGFRRLECPDRVLPPRVHSLLEHSTFLADLEKTTQNILTQQRVSLALPGPYAELRVPKRAASPIRAFSQGHSRAVEPMLVYDEALQQHRRLLSKLDLEEKRRKEAREKGYYYELDDSYDESDEEEVRAHLRRVAEQPPLKLDQSKEKLDFLSVFGLTTLSCRDELLEKKRRKRRRMLKERSPSPEPVQGKRQTPPTPTASLTTRYSPEDMDSVPELEDKKHFLSMFNLNHVTQEQRIEKEKVVILLDAIKQKTVTLDTLRYATHTPCSSPPTTASDPTAPSTPCQPNEVPRPRSCSPTPPASHRHVHNNSQSDFRRLQSDPPRLKEPPPLAPLQDHTRFGEVHPIRRPPSLQASPRPPLVPLKEHAAGLNGLSGRPQQWESLSAEEFAQQFHQSVLQSTQKTQHKHKGGVTGVMEPNHKVNNSVHYSPSDQQGPLNRLPYPYTNGHSCHPPAHQEHAGLSDERSAEDESSEEDDDDVDEEECSSPKWKGIEAIYEAYHEYIEERSIETEVLQSECRRLEAQHYHLSVTADQLSITMGELLAQRQRLALERERMQAELEHFRKCLALPALHLHRSHYKGPPPR
- the LOC108428793 gene encoding genetic suppressor element 1-like isoform X5, with the protein product MSHEPKSPSLGMISTATRTTATVSPLTASPINGVVVANGSPVSQSAHSGFAAALRKLAKQAEEPRGPASISGESSPVSSPATNHSSPAGTPKRGPLAPPPGAHSVSSTPPVVTIAPTKTVNGLWRSEGRQAEAGLRGPGRERVASDPPAPPPPTTHEKSPASLPPHLIGAPFPFGLSTNAVMQDPRLQALNLSRQVPHVLQSGAGPAGVPEEYLRGGFRPYSSAEELRVPSLPLGLDPGTAAAAAAAYFHSGYLPHPALSSYRIDESLCLSALRSPYYQLSAGGALPSLHPSTAHLHLPGVRYPPDLNHQSLTALQSERLQMEDKLRQREREREKERVQEAEREKEREREREREREREREREREKERERERERERERERERERELERQKERMKEREVQAVRAMEKHCLNKELYTHSHTHHTLPQRQHTEERAKLMERLTPNRPEKTKEASVLAPKPLQPGLYSSLPTPSLLPSPGGRLGPGAGGIQALLQRHGEEDRWLTRQRRLRTEKEDRQGPLSEFRQHAPEPQELHRDMQRSNTHHQDMNVRDLPHHLGAPPPLISPKPPPRDHHANPPTTLWNPVSLIDTPSHMRRGYDPPLPPSRPPPGLTKPERSDEGFRRLECPDRVLPPRVHSLLEHSTFLADLEKTTQNILTQQRVSLALPGPYAELRVPKRAASPIRAFSQGHSRAVEPMLVYDEALQQHRRLLSKLDLEEKRRKEAREKGYYYELDDSYDESDEEEVRAHLRRVAEQPPLKLDQSKEKLDFLSVFGLTTLSCRDELLEKKRRKRRRMLKERSPSPEPVQGKRQTPPTPTASLTTRYSPEDMDSVPELEDKKHFLSMFNLNHVTQEQRIEKEKVVILLDAIKQKTVTLDTLRYATHTPCSSPPTTASDPTAPSTPCQPNEVPRPRSCSPTPPASHRHVHNNSQSDFRRLQSDPPRLKEPPPLAPLQDHTRFGEVHPIRRPPSLQASPRPPLVPLKEHAAGLNGLSGRPQQWESLSAEEFAQQFHQSVLQSTQKTQHKHKGGVTGVMEPNHKVNNSVHYSPSDQQGPLNRLPYPYTNGHSCHPPAHQEHAGLSDERSAEDESSEEDDDDVDEEECSSPKWKGIEAIYEAYHEYIEERSIETEVLQSECRRLEAQHYHLSVTADQLSITMGELLAQRQRLALERERMQAELEHFRKCLALPALHLHRSHYKGPPPR